The proteins below come from a single Pseudarthrobacter sp. SSS035 genomic window:
- a CDS encoding HAMP domain-containing sensor histidine kinase yields the protein MLQRWKSASLRSQLVAMIMALLIVALTSTGAGTLTLLHSYLQAQVDDKLYAAVDLASKQRSFTQLQAPTNPMVPTDYSLILYTPGEDPQLLGGDPDDHPDIATISVEDAQNRGTRPYQVRGTDGQNWRVVAVTVLYIGRPAVVVIGLPLQSVDDVLKHATLVVTGVGLLTLLLASLIASWTVSRSFRPLAKVEKTAAAIAAGDLSRRVDVENPGTEVGRLGSSLNAMLAHIETAFAARTASEGRMRRFAADASHELRTPLVTIRGFSELYRHGALATDEDVATAMGRIESEAKRMGSMVEDLLLLARLDEQRPLQEKPVDLQLIAHDAVVDTQASDRSRPISLTGLGDDPAAPAPVLGDEAKLRQVVGNLVGNALRYTPDGSPIELAVGVRTSDGGQPLAVIEVRDHGPGISEEDASKVFERFYRADTSRTRETGGSGLGLAIVAAIVGSHGGSVRVEKTDGGGATLVVSLPVRDDATDEAHSGDDHAGEAHPGATATQDGDPVDGGHGDGKVIHI from the coding sequence TTGCTGCAGCGGTGGAAATCGGCCTCGCTGAGGTCCCAGCTGGTGGCCATGATTATGGCACTGCTGATTGTTGCGCTGACCTCAACCGGCGCCGGCACCCTCACGCTGCTGCACAGCTACCTCCAGGCGCAGGTGGATGACAAGCTGTACGCCGCCGTCGACCTCGCCAGCAAGCAGCGCTCGTTCACCCAGCTGCAGGCACCCACCAACCCGATGGTCCCCACTGACTACTCGCTGATCCTTTACACCCCTGGTGAGGACCCCCAGCTGTTGGGCGGCGATCCGGATGACCACCCCGACATCGCCACCATCTCCGTTGAGGACGCCCAGAACCGGGGCACCCGCCCGTACCAGGTCAGGGGCACCGACGGCCAGAACTGGCGGGTGGTCGCGGTGACCGTGCTCTATATCGGCCGTCCCGCCGTCGTTGTCATCGGCTTGCCGCTGCAAAGCGTGGATGATGTCCTCAAGCACGCCACCCTGGTGGTCACCGGCGTCGGCCTGCTCACCCTGCTGCTGGCCTCCCTGATCGCCAGCTGGACCGTGTCCCGGTCATTCCGTCCGCTGGCCAAGGTGGAAAAGACCGCAGCCGCCATCGCCGCGGGCGACCTTTCCAGACGTGTGGACGTTGAAAATCCCGGCACTGAAGTGGGGCGGCTCGGGAGCTCGCTGAACGCCATGCTGGCGCATATCGAGACGGCCTTCGCCGCCCGGACAGCCTCGGAAGGCAGAATGCGCCGGTTCGCGGCCGACGCCTCCCACGAGCTGCGAACCCCGCTCGTGACCATCCGGGGTTTCTCCGAGCTCTACCGCCATGGCGCGCTGGCCACCGACGAGGACGTGGCCACGGCCATGGGGCGGATCGAAAGCGAAGCCAAACGGATGGGCTCTATGGTGGAGGACCTTCTCCTGCTGGCGCGCCTGGACGAACAGCGCCCGCTCCAGGAAAAGCCCGTGGACCTGCAGCTGATTGCCCACGATGCGGTGGTGGACACGCAGGCAAGCGACCGCTCGCGCCCCATCTCCCTGACCGGTCTTGGTGACGATCCGGCCGCCCCCGCGCCGGTGCTCGGTGACGAAGCAAAACTGCGGCAGGTGGTGGGGAACCTCGTGGGGAACGCCCTGCGCTACACCCCGGACGGCAGCCCGATCGAACTAGCCGTCGGGGTCCGGACCTCCGACGGCGGGCAGCCGCTCGCGGTGATTGAGGTCCGGGACCACGGCCCTGGCATCTCAGAAGAGGACGCGTCCAAGGTGTTCGAGCGTTTCTACCGCGCGGACACGTCCCGGACGCGTGAGACCGGCGGCAGCGGCCTGGGGCTCGCGATTGTCGCGGCCATCGTGGGATCGCACGGCGGGTCCGTCAGGGTGGAAAAGACCGACGGCGGCGGGGCCACGCTGGTGGTCAGCCTGCCGGTCCGGGACGACGCCACCGACGAGGCTCACTCCGGCGATGACCACGCGGGCGAAGCCCACCCGGGCGCAACGGCCACGCAGGATGGCGATCCTGTGGACGGAGGCCACGGAGATGGCAAGGTTATCCACATATAG
- a CDS encoding WXG100 family type VII secretion target, translating to MSIISVDTELLQQKSANVKATVDRISSDVQTMKRGLDELQSTWRGSAANNFQALVTEWTLTQGKVEASLASINMALASAASTYAQAEQGNTQRFS from the coding sequence ATGAGCATCATTTCCGTCGACACCGAACTCCTTCAGCAGAAGTCGGCCAACGTCAAAGCAACGGTGGATCGGATCAGCTCGGACGTCCAGACCATGAAGCGCGGCCTGGACGAACTGCAGTCCACCTGGCGGGGCTCGGCTGCCAACAACTTCCAGGCCCTGGTGACCGAGTGGACACTCACCCAGGGCAAGGTGGAGGCATCGCTGGCATCCATCAATATGGCCCTGGCATCAGCAGCGTCCACGTACGCCCAGGCCGAGCAGGGCAACACGCAGCGCTTCAGCTGA
- a CDS encoding ribonuclease HI family protein yields MTITAAADGSALGNPGPAGWAWYVNDDCWRAGGWPHGTNNQGELMAVLDLFRATAHVPEEDLRVLCDSQYVINSITKWMPGWKRKGWRKADGKPVLNVELLKELDREIAGRKYTFEWVKGHAGHDLNEAADVRARAAATAYQQGVAARSGPGFAGAPAAVGAAVDSRVAVSPGAGTALTSPDAATPASLQAATTADGAGSDGQGSYGQDLFNQGPYEEPDLFSELESDSFIPSESAGAEMSPEAIVEALERELSGPDIRGDIGRTGVLLHPDFMEIGTSGRVWTRDATMMALEEESGQHTELEILGADRIGTSAILLTCRSYSRSGTALHSSLWVLDGNRWRLRFRQGTPEA; encoded by the coding sequence GTGACAATTACTGCAGCGGCCGACGGTTCGGCTTTAGGAAATCCCGGCCCGGCCGGTTGGGCCTGGTATGTGAACGACGACTGCTGGCGTGCCGGGGGATGGCCGCACGGCACCAACAACCAGGGAGAGCTGATGGCCGTCCTGGATCTGTTCCGTGCCACCGCCCACGTCCCGGAGGAGGACCTGAGGGTCCTGTGCGACAGCCAGTACGTGATCAACTCCATCACAAAGTGGATGCCGGGCTGGAAACGCAAGGGGTGGCGGAAGGCCGACGGCAAACCCGTCCTGAACGTGGAGCTGCTCAAGGAACTTGACCGGGAAATCGCCGGCCGGAAATACACCTTCGAATGGGTCAAGGGCCACGCAGGCCACGACCTCAATGAGGCAGCCGATGTCCGCGCGCGTGCAGCGGCCACCGCGTACCAGCAGGGTGTGGCAGCGCGTTCAGGCCCGGGCTTCGCGGGAGCCCCGGCAGCGGTTGGCGCAGCAGTTGATAGCCGGGTTGCCGTCAGCCCTGGAGCAGGCACCGCACTGACCAGCCCCGACGCCGCCACTCCTGCCAGCCTCCAGGCCGCCACCACAGCCGACGGTGCTGGCTCCGACGGTCAGGGCTCGTACGGCCAGGACCTTTTCAACCAAGGCCCCTACGAGGAGCCAGACCTTTTCAGCGAACTGGAGAGCGACTCCTTCATCCCGTCGGAGTCCGCCGGGGCCGAGATGAGCCCCGAAGCGATCGTCGAGGCCCTCGAACGCGAGTTGTCGGGCCCCGATATCCGTGGCGACATAGGCCGCACCGGCGTCCTCCTGCACCCTGATTTTATGGAGATCGGAACCTCGGGCAGGGTATGGACCCGTGATGCCACGATGATGGCACTGGAAGAGGAATCGGGGCAGCACACTGAGCTGGAGATCCTGGGTGCGGACCGCATCGGCACCAGCGCGATCCTGCTGACGTGCCGAAGCTACTCGCGCTCAGGCACGGCTCTCCATAGTTCACTGTGGGTCTTGGACGGCAACAGATGGCGGCTCCGATTCCGCCAGGGCACGCCGGAGGCGTAA
- the groL gene encoding chaperonin GroEL (60 kDa chaperone family; promotes refolding of misfolded polypeptides especially under stressful conditions; forms two stacked rings of heptamers to form a barrel-shaped 14mer; ends can be capped by GroES; misfolded proteins enter the barrel where they are refolded when GroES binds) produces the protein MAKIIAFDEEARRGLERGLNILADAVKVTLGPRGRNVVLEKKWGAPTITNDGVSIAKEIELDDPYEKIGAELVKEVAKKTDDVAGDGTTTATVLAQALVKEGLRNVAAGADPLSLKRGIEKAVAAVTVELLASAKEIETKEEIAATASISAGDDEIGALIAEALDKVGKEGVITVEESNTFGLELELTEGMRFDKGYISAYFVTDTERQETVLEDPYILIVNSKISNVKELVAVLEKVMQSNKPLLIIAEDIEGEALATLIVNKIRGTFKSVAVKAPGFGDRRKAQLADIAVLTGGQVIAEEVGLKLETAGLELLGRARKVVVTKDETTIVEGAGDADQIAGRVSQIRAEIENSDSDYDREKLQERLAKLAGGVAVIKAGAATEVELKERKHRIEDAVRNAKAAVEEGIVAGGGVALIQAGAKAFANLNLTGDEATGANIVRVAIDAPLKQIAFNAGLEPGVVVDKVRGLPAGHGLNAATGEYVDLLAAGINDPVKVTRSALQNAASIAGLFLTTEAVVADKPEKHAPAMGGGDDMGGMGGF, from the coding sequence ATGGCCAAGATCATTGCATTTGATGAAGAGGCACGCCGCGGTCTTGAGCGGGGCCTGAACATCCTCGCCGACGCCGTCAAGGTCACCCTCGGCCCGCGTGGACGCAACGTCGTCCTCGAAAAGAAGTGGGGCGCCCCCACGATCACCAACGATGGTGTTTCCATCGCCAAGGAGATCGAGCTGGACGACCCTTACGAAAAGATCGGCGCCGAGCTGGTCAAGGAAGTTGCCAAGAAGACGGACGACGTCGCTGGCGACGGCACCACCACGGCTACCGTGCTGGCGCAGGCCCTGGTCAAGGAAGGCCTGCGCAACGTCGCGGCCGGCGCTGACCCGCTGTCCCTCAAGCGCGGTATCGAGAAGGCTGTAGCGGCCGTCACGGTTGAGCTGCTGGCCTCCGCCAAGGAAATCGAAACCAAGGAAGAGATTGCGGCTACTGCCTCCATCTCCGCCGGTGACGACGAAATTGGCGCCCTGATCGCTGAAGCCCTGGACAAGGTGGGCAAAGAAGGCGTCATCACCGTCGAGGAGTCCAACACCTTCGGCCTGGAGCTCGAGCTCACCGAAGGCATGCGCTTCGACAAGGGTTACATCTCCGCTTACTTCGTTACCGATACCGAGCGCCAGGAAACGGTCCTTGAGGACCCGTACATCCTGATCGTCAACTCCAAGATCTCCAACGTCAAGGAACTGGTTGCTGTCCTGGAAAAGGTCATGCAGTCCAACAAGCCGCTGCTGATCATTGCCGAGGACATCGAGGGCGAGGCCCTGGCCACCCTGATCGTCAACAAGATCCGTGGCACCTTCAAGTCCGTAGCCGTCAAGGCTCCGGGCTTCGGCGACCGCCGCAAGGCCCAGCTGGCCGACATCGCTGTACTCACCGGTGGCCAGGTCATCGCCGAGGAAGTCGGACTCAAGCTGGAGACCGCCGGACTGGAACTCCTGGGACGCGCCCGCAAGGTTGTTGTTACCAAGGACGAGACCACCATCGTTGAAGGTGCCGGCGACGCCGACCAGATCGCTGGCCGCGTTTCCCAGATCCGTGCCGAGATCGAAAACTCCGATTCGGACTACGACCGCGAGAAGCTGCAGGAACGCCTGGCCAAGCTGGCCGGCGGCGTTGCAGTCATCAAGGCCGGTGCCGCAACCGAGGTTGAGCTCAAAGAACGCAAGCACCGCATTGAGGACGCTGTCCGCAACGCGAAGGCTGCTGTTGAAGAAGGCATCGTCGCCGGTGGCGGCGTTGCGCTGATCCAGGCCGGCGCCAAGGCGTTCGCGAACCTGAACCTGACCGGTGACGAAGCAACGGGTGCGAACATCGTCCGCGTTGCCATCGACGCCCCGCTGAAGCAGATCGCCTTCAACGCCGGCCTTGAGCCTGGCGTTGTTGTCGACAAGGTCCGCGGCCTGCCTGCAGGCCACGGCCTGAACGCAGCAACCGGCGAGTACGTCGACCTGCTGGCTGCCGGCATCAACGACCCCGTCAAGGTAACCCGCTCTGCCCTGCAGAACGCGGCTTCCATTGCCGGTCTGTTCCTCACCACCGAGGCCGTTGTGGCCGACAAGCCGGAGAAGCACGCTCCGGCCATGGGTGGCGGCGACGACATGGGCGGTATGGGCGGCTTCTAG
- a CDS encoding ABC transporter substrate-binding protein, whose protein sequence is MISRSLRSTIVRTTTGAALLLALAGCAGAGGNARVESAEASGDGTLRIGLIQDSAGKQAFLNDSQLAAAQLAIKEINAAGGHKGRPVDLVVGAGDGADAQARNLASAKVDAVIGPTDSSHAAAAIDVLSAARVPLVSPANSAAGLSRYKSGGYYFRTAAADVAQASVLVKLAKDGGAKSLAVVHQDSSYGKDVAAAVTGAAKNAGLETVSTTAFKPGDAGNAAAAAKAATPDAVVLIARDDAQGAIAELNNAGLSGKSIILSDGAFAQYGSGLGSKALEGARAVVPGLLPSADFQARLVSVNPALKDLSFAAETYDAVNLAVLAAAKAYDDAGRSIAANLIAVSGGTAGGQPAAQASGPATKPCLSYTDCLAALKAGADINYDGESGPVAFDSNGDITTANYMVFTYGADNRAVLSGREAAGRAAG, encoded by the coding sequence GTGATCTCCCGCAGCCTGCGCTCAACAATCGTCCGCACAACTACAGGGGCGGCACTCCTGCTGGCCCTGGCCGGCTGCGCCGGGGCAGGCGGCAACGCCCGCGTTGAATCCGCTGAAGCATCCGGTGACGGCACGCTGCGGATCGGGCTGATCCAGGACAGCGCGGGGAAGCAGGCCTTCCTCAACGACTCGCAGCTCGCTGCGGCCCAACTGGCCATCAAGGAAATCAATGCGGCCGGGGGCCACAAGGGCAGGCCTGTAGATCTGGTGGTAGGCGCCGGTGATGGCGCCGACGCCCAGGCCAGGAATCTGGCCTCAGCCAAGGTTGATGCGGTCATTGGACCCACGGATTCGAGTCACGCCGCCGCCGCCATCGACGTCCTCTCGGCCGCCCGCGTCCCGCTCGTCTCGCCGGCCAACTCCGCCGCCGGCCTGTCCCGCTACAAGAGCGGCGGCTATTACTTCAGGACGGCCGCGGCGGACGTTGCCCAGGCCTCGGTGCTGGTGAAACTGGCCAAGGACGGCGGCGCCAAGAGCCTGGCCGTGGTCCACCAGGACTCTAGCTACGGAAAGGACGTAGCTGCCGCGGTGACCGGCGCCGCCAAGAACGCCGGCCTGGAAACTGTCTCCACCACCGCCTTCAAGCCCGGCGACGCCGGGAACGCCGCAGCTGCTGCCAAGGCCGCCACTCCTGACGCTGTCGTGCTGATCGCCAGGGACGACGCCCAGGGCGCCATCGCAGAGCTCAATAACGCGGGACTTTCGGGCAAGAGCATCATCCTGAGCGACGGCGCCTTCGCCCAGTACGGTTCGGGACTTGGATCCAAGGCGCTCGAAGGCGCCCGTGCAGTGGTGCCGGGCCTGTTGCCGTCTGCGGACTTCCAAGCCCGTCTTGTGTCGGTCAACCCCGCCCTGAAAGACCTTTCGTTCGCCGCGGAGACCTACGACGCCGTGAACCTGGCGGTCCTGGCGGCGGCGAAGGCTTACGACGATGCCGGCCGCTCCATCGCCGCCAACCTGATCGCCGTCTCCGGCGGGACAGCAGGCGGGCAGCCCGCCGCGCAGGCCTCGGGCCCGGCCACCAAGCCGTGCCTGTCCTACACCGACTGCCTCGCGGCCCTGAAGGCCGGGGCTGACATTAATTACGACGGCGAATCCGGGCCGGTTGCCTTCGACTCCAACGGTGACATCACCACGGCCAACTACATGGTGTTCACCTACGGCGCAGACAACAGGGCAGTGCTCAGCGGCCGTGAGGCGGCAGGCCGGGCCGCAGGCTGA
- a CDS encoding cold-shock protein, whose translation MALGTVKWFNAEKGYGFITVDGSGDDVFVHWSAIEGEGYRALDEGQRVELEVGEGEKGPQAENVRPAQ comes from the coding sequence ATGGCATTGGGAACGGTTAAGTGGTTCAACGCCGAAAAGGGCTACGGCTTTATTACGGTGGACGGCTCCGGGGACGATGTCTTTGTGCACTGGTCGGCCATTGAGGGCGAAGGTTACCGGGCCCTGGATGAAGGCCAGCGCGTCGAGCTTGAAGTCGGCGAAGGCGAGAAAGGCCCGCAGGCAGAAAACGTCCGGCCCGCTCAGTGA
- a CDS encoding LytR C-terminal domain-containing protein, with the protein MTKYARDEFDKVPESASRQGVHRAASAPARRKLWPIVAVGIVALAIGVVSFLILPKLGFTQAGSEASTSLESTAAPEASAAPSATAEASTDPEPSNSPDAEPSASPSNIPSAVVLDKSQGVAIYNAAGKAGLAGRISSMVQADGWTLGQVGNWGGAPQQTSAIFYAGPAQKANAEAVSKLLNIPTLVETQEFQVPLVVVLGPGYQ; encoded by the coding sequence ATGACCAAATACGCTCGGGATGAATTCGACAAGGTTCCGGAGTCCGCCTCGCGGCAGGGCGTCCACCGTGCGGCCTCGGCGCCTGCCCGGCGGAAGCTGTGGCCCATCGTCGCGGTGGGGATTGTGGCATTGGCCATTGGAGTGGTGTCCTTCCTGATCCTTCCCAAGCTCGGGTTCACCCAGGCCGGCAGTGAAGCCTCCACCAGCCTGGAATCAACCGCTGCCCCTGAGGCAAGCGCGGCACCGTCGGCCACTGCTGAAGCCTCCACGGACCCGGAGCCCTCCAATAGCCCTGACGCGGAGCCCAGCGCTTCGCCCAGCAACATTCCCTCCGCGGTTGTGCTGGACAAGTCCCAGGGCGTGGCCATCTACAACGCCGCCGGGAAGGCCGGGCTCGCCGGACGCATCAGCTCGATGGTCCAGGCCGATGGCTGGACGCTGGGTCAGGTGGGGAACTGGGGCGGCGCTCCGCAGCAGACATCCGCAATCTTCTATGCAGGCCCGGCGCAGAAAGCCAACGCCGAAGCAGTCTCCAAACTCCTGAACATCCCTACCCTGGTGGAGACCCAGGAATTCCAGGTGCCCTTGGTTGTTGTCCTGGGGCCGGGCTACCAGTAG
- a CDS encoding DUF3263 domain-containing protein: protein MAEPAREHMPEPEERGSLLADFTLRDSPLSERDQQMLALERQWWKYAGAKEQAIRELFDLSATHYYQLLNALIDTEAALAHDPMLVKRLRRLRTSRHRARTARRLGSDA, encoded by the coding sequence GTGGCGGAACCTGCTCGGGAACATATGCCGGAGCCGGAGGAGCGCGGTTCTTTGCTGGCTGACTTTACCCTCCGCGACTCCCCGTTGAGCGAGCGCGACCAGCAGATGCTGGCACTGGAGCGGCAGTGGTGGAAGTACGCCGGGGCCAAGGAACAGGCCATCAGGGAGCTGTTCGACCTGTCCGCGACCCACTACTACCAGCTGCTCAACGCCCTCATCGACACCGAGGCTGCATTGGCCCACGACCCCATGTTGGTCAAGAGATTGCGTAGACTACGTACGTCGCGTCACCGGGCACGCACTGCACGACGCCTGGGTTCCGACGCCTGA
- a CDS encoding uracil-DNA glycosylase, producing the protein MFESDALFELAADPADPVGFAEMAALPLSELMAADWAEALGPVESELRGVLGFLAAEVAAGHRVLPAPSNVLRAFRQPLAGVKVLVVGQDPYPTPGHAIGLSFAVDGRTRPIPRSLANIYRELESDLGLPARVHGDLSAWASQGVLLLNRVMSVRAGAAGSHRGKGWEAITTAAVTAVASRRTSDGGLAPLVALLWGKDAESVRPLLPGTAVVSSAHPSPLSASRGFFGSRPFSTINQLLQDQGCPGVTWELPPVP; encoded by the coding sequence GTGTTTGAATCTGACGCGCTGTTCGAACTGGCAGCGGACCCGGCGGATCCCGTTGGCTTTGCCGAGATGGCCGCCCTGCCGCTCAGTGAGCTGATGGCTGCCGACTGGGCGGAGGCGCTGGGCCCCGTAGAGAGTGAGCTGCGCGGCGTCCTGGGCTTCCTGGCCGCCGAAGTTGCCGCGGGGCACCGGGTGCTGCCGGCGCCGTCGAACGTTCTGCGCGCCTTCCGGCAGCCGCTGGCTGGCGTGAAGGTCCTGGTAGTGGGCCAGGACCCGTACCCGACGCCGGGCCACGCGATCGGCCTGTCCTTTGCCGTTGACGGGCGCACCCGCCCCATCCCGCGGAGCCTGGCGAATATCTACCGCGAACTGGAGTCCGACCTCGGCCTTCCGGCGCGCGTCCACGGCGACCTGTCCGCCTGGGCCAGCCAAGGGGTCCTGCTGCTGAACCGGGTCATGAGCGTCCGCGCCGGGGCAGCCGGCTCCCACCGGGGCAAAGGCTGGGAGGCCATCACGACGGCGGCAGTCACCGCGGTGGCCAGCCGGCGCACTTCCGACGGCGGGCTGGCGCCGCTGGTGGCGCTGCTGTGGGGCAAGGACGCGGAGAGCGTCCGGCCCCTCCTGCCCGGCACGGCGGTCGTGTCCAGCGCCCACCCCAGCCCGTTGTCGGCGTCGCGCGGATTCTTCGGCTCCCGGCCCTTCAGCACCATCAACCAACTGCTGCAGGACCAGGGATGCCCTGGCGTAACTTGGGAACTTCCCCCGGTCCCTTAG
- a CDS encoding siderophore-interacting protein yields the protein MSTLPAATNATKKTRPQIDLTVIRREELSPHMVRIVAGGEGFAAYVNSTFVDRYIKIVFPQPGVDYAQPLDLWTIRETMPREQWPFTRTYTVRWVDTEAKELAIDFVIHGDEGLAGPWAAAAKPGDAFTFTGPGGAYNPAPDADWYLFAGDEAALPAIAAAIESLPAEATGLAYIEVDSDADIQPLASPAGVKVTWLRRHGAPVGAGDLLVSAVADAEWPTGRVDVFAHGERGYMKSLRDVFFVRRGLERSQVSLSGYWAQGRVEDDFQAEKKLPVGKI from the coding sequence ATGAGCACTCTTCCGGCCGCCACCAATGCCACGAAAAAAACACGTCCGCAGATCGATCTCACGGTCATTCGACGGGAAGAACTCTCGCCACACATGGTCAGGATCGTGGCCGGCGGCGAAGGTTTTGCCGCCTACGTGAACAGCACCTTCGTGGACCGCTACATCAAAATCGTCTTCCCGCAGCCCGGCGTTGACTATGCCCAGCCCCTGGACCTGTGGACCATCCGCGAAACCATGCCCCGCGAGCAGTGGCCCTTCACCCGTACCTACACGGTCCGCTGGGTGGACACCGAGGCCAAGGAACTCGCCATCGACTTTGTGATCCACGGCGACGAAGGGCTGGCCGGCCCTTGGGCGGCTGCCGCCAAGCCCGGGGACGCCTTCACCTTCACCGGCCCCGGCGGCGCCTACAACCCGGCGCCGGACGCTGACTGGTACCTCTTTGCCGGCGATGAAGCCGCACTTCCTGCGATCGCCGCCGCCATCGAATCGTTGCCGGCAGAAGCGACCGGCCTGGCGTATATCGAGGTGGACAGCGACGCAGACATCCAGCCCCTCGCGTCCCCGGCGGGCGTTAAGGTGACCTGGCTACGCCGCCACGGCGCGCCGGTAGGCGCCGGGGACCTCCTCGTCTCAGCAGTGGCCGACGCCGAATGGCCCACGGGCCGCGTTGACGTGTTTGCCCATGGCGAGCGCGGCTACATGAAGAGCCTGCGGGACGTGTTTTTCGTCCGGCGCGGCCTGGAACGGAGCCAGGTTTCGCTGTCCGGCTACTGGGCCCAGGGCCGGGTGGAGGACGACTTCCAGGCCGAGAAAAAACTGCCCGTAGGGAAGATCTGA
- a CDS encoding threonine/serine exporter ThrE family protein: MNDRPDNPRRRPPTDGLPKTEPLTPSQLRQDAAAKRMLRRLVRGENPPTAPLSIVDRLAGSPYANPMIQVGGVDTSARKTLDFSLHLAETMFRYGAGALEVETSIIAVTAALGLKNIEVDITNQSVAINYAPKDQTPISLLRVVRSWTNNYAGLAKVHRLVTEIVAGGVGRDEAIRRLDEAITSPKPFPRWMVTIAFGVFAAVFVGVLGGGPVSSGIAFVANIGVSLLARQLGRWRVPDFFTTAACSFGVTLTALLLWRFELTNAPAIVVVGGILLLLPTGRLVSSVQDAINGFPVTAAGRFLSTLLTFGAIVAGIAVAFVVGQMTGMQPISVTQTFPPAYDLWVLVIFIAVAVMAIGVTEQTSWELLLPTAGVGVVGYLVLLGAASLGVGDRFSPALAAVVIGLLARVVALKMGAPQLVVAVPAALILLPGLTIFRSMYVLTIEESEVLLGAGGMLNAGAIVLGTAGGIVLGDTLARPLTRSLASNERRRARRR; the protein is encoded by the coding sequence GTGAACGATCGACCTGACAACCCAAGGCGCAGGCCTCCCACCGACGGCCTGCCCAAAACAGAGCCGCTCACCCCCTCCCAGCTCCGCCAGGATGCCGCGGCCAAGCGGATGCTGCGGCGCCTGGTGCGGGGGGAGAACCCGCCGACGGCGCCGCTGAGCATTGTGGACAGGCTCGCCGGAAGCCCCTACGCCAACCCCATGATCCAGGTGGGAGGCGTGGACACCTCCGCACGCAAGACCCTGGACTTTTCCCTGCACCTGGCCGAGACCATGTTCCGCTACGGGGCAGGCGCCCTGGAAGTGGAGACGAGCATTATTGCCGTCACCGCGGCGCTGGGGCTGAAAAACATCGAAGTGGACATCACCAACCAGTCCGTGGCCATCAACTATGCGCCCAAGGACCAGACGCCCATCTCGCTGCTTCGGGTGGTGCGGTCCTGGACCAACAACTATGCCGGGCTGGCCAAAGTACACCGGCTGGTGACGGAAATCGTGGCCGGGGGAGTGGGCCGCGATGAAGCCATCCGCCGGCTGGACGAGGCCATCACCAGCCCCAAACCGTTCCCTCGCTGGATGGTCACCATAGCCTTCGGCGTGTTCGCCGCAGTCTTTGTGGGTGTGCTCGGCGGCGGGCCGGTGTCCTCGGGCATTGCTTTCGTGGCCAACATCGGTGTCAGCCTGCTCGCCCGCCAGCTGGGCCGGTGGCGGGTTCCGGACTTCTTTACAACGGCGGCATGCTCGTTCGGCGTTACGCTCACCGCGCTGCTGTTGTGGCGCTTTGAACTCACCAACGCCCCGGCGATTGTGGTGGTGGGCGGCATCCTCCTGCTCCTCCCCACCGGGCGCCTGGTCTCCTCGGTGCAGGATGCCATCAACGGGTTCCCCGTGACCGCAGCGGGCCGGTTTCTGTCCACGCTGCTGACGTTCGGCGCGATCGTGGCCGGGATTGCGGTGGCCTTTGTGGTGGGCCAGATGACCGGAATGCAGCCCATCAGCGTTACCCAGACATTCCCGCCAGCCTACGACCTCTGGGTCCTGGTCATCTTTATCGCCGTCGCCGTGATGGCCATCGGCGTGACGGAGCAGACCTCCTGGGAGCTGCTGCTGCCTACCGCGGGCGTGGGCGTGGTGGGCTACCTTGTGCTGCTGGGTGCCGCGTCCCTCGGCGTCGGTGACCGGTTCTCCCCGGCGCTCGCCGCCGTCGTGATTGGCCTGCTGGCGCGCGTGGTGGCGTTGAAGATGGGCGCACCGCAGCTGGTGGTGGCCGTCCCCGCGGCCCTGATCCTGCTGCCCGGGCTGACCATTTTCCGGTCCATGTATGTGCTGACCATCGAAGAATCCGAAGTCCTCCTCGGCGCCGGCGGTATGCTCAACGCCGGCGCGATCGTCCTGGGCACAGCCGGCGGGATCGTCCTCGGCGACACCCTGGCCCGGCCGCTGACACGCAGCCTGGCCAGCAACGAACGCCGCCGCGCCCGTCGGCGCTAG